Proteins found in one Hippopotamus amphibius kiboko isolate mHipAmp2 chromosome 12, mHipAmp2.hap2, whole genome shotgun sequence genomic segment:
- the PIP4K2C gene encoding phosphatidylinositol 5-phosphate 4-kinase type-2 gamma isoform X1 has protein sequence MASSSVPPATVPAAAAAPGTGFGFASKTKKKHFVQQKVKVFRAADPLVGVFLWGVAHSISELSQVPPPVMLLPDDFKASSKIKVNNHLFHRENLPSHFKFKEYCPQVFRNLRDRFGIDDQDYLVSLTRSPPSESEGSDGRFLISYDRTLVIKEVSSEDIADMHSNLSNYHQYIVKCHGNTLLPQFLGMYRVSVDSEDSYMLVMRNMFSHRLPVHRKYDLKGSLVSREASDKEKVKELPTLKDMDFLNKNQKVYIGEEEKKVFLEKLKRDVEFLVQLKIMDYSLLLGIHDVIRGSEPEEEGPVREEESEGDGDCGPTGPPALVGSYGTSPEGIGGYMHSHRPLGPGEFESFIDVYAIRSAEGAPQKEVYFMGLIDILTQYDAKKKAAHAAKTVKHGAGAEISTVHPEQYARRFLDFITNIFA, from the exons ATGGCGTCCTCCTCGGTCCCGCCGGCTACTGTAccggcggcggcagcggcccCAGGCACGGGTTTCGGCTTCGCCTCCAAAACCAAGAAGAAGCATTTCGTGCAGCAGAAGGTGAAGGTGTTCCGCGCGGCCGACCCGCTGGTGGGCGTGTTCCTGTGGGGCGTAGCCCACTCG atCAGTGAGCTGAGCCAGGTGCCACCCCCGGTGATGCTGCTGCCCGATGACTTCAAGGCCAGCTCTAAGATCAAGGTCAACAATCACCTTTTCCACAG GGAAAATCTGCCCAGTCATTTCAAGTTCAAGGAATATTGTCCCCAGGTCTTCAGGAACCTGCGTGATCGATTTGGCATTGATGACCAGGATTATTTG GTGTCCCTTACCCGAAGCCCCCCGAGTGAAAGTGAAGGCAGTGATGGTCGCTTCCTTATCTCCTATGATCGGACTCTGGTCATCAAAGAAGTATCCAGTGAGGACATTGCTGACATGCATAGCAACCTCTCCAACTACCACCAG TACATCGTGAAGTGCCACGGCAACACACTGCTGCCGCAGTTCCTGGGGATGTACCGGGTGAGCGTGGACAGCGAGGACAGCTACATGCTTGTGATGCGCAACATGTTCAGCCACCGTCTCCCTGTGCACAGGAAGTACGACCTcaag GGCTCCCTGGTGTCCCGGGAAGCCAGCGATAAGGAGAAG GTTAAAGAGTTGCCCACCCTTAAGGATATGGACTTTCTCAACAAGAACCAGAAAGTTTATATTggtgaagaggagaagaaagtcTTTCTAGAGAAGCTGAAGAGAGATGTGGAG TTCCTAGTGCAGCTGAAGATCATGGACTACAGCCTCCTGCTGGGCATCCACGACGTCATCCGGGGCTCTGAGCCGGAGGAGGAGGGGCCCGTGCGGGAGGAGGAGTCAGAGGGGGATGGGGACTGCGGCCCCACGGGACCCCCTGCGCTGGTGGGCTCCTATGGCACGTCCCCTGAGGGTATCGGCGGCTACATGCATTCCCACCGGCCCCTGGGCCCTGGAGAGTTTGAATCCTTCATTGATGTCTACGCCATCCGCAGTGCTGAGG gagccCCTCAGAAGGAGGTGTATTTCATGGGCCTCATTGACATCCTGACACAGTACGACGCCAAGAAGAAAGCAGCTCACGCAGCCAAGACTGTCAAGCATGGG GCGGGGGCAGAGATCTCTACCGTCCACCCTGAGCAGTATGCCAGGCGCTTCCTGGACTTCATCACCAACATCTTTGCCTGA
- the PIP4K2C gene encoding phosphatidylinositol 5-phosphate 4-kinase type-2 gamma isoform X2 translates to MASSSVPPATVPAAAAAPGTGFGFASKTKKKHFVQQKVKVFRAADPLVGVFLWGVAHSISELSQVPPPVMLLPDDFKASSKIKVNNHLFHRENLPSHFKFKEYCPQVFRNLRDRFGIDDQDYLVSLTRSPPSESEGSDGRFLISYDRTLVIKEVSSEDIADMHSNLSNYHQYIVKCHGNTLLPQFLGMYRVSVDSEDSYMLVMRNMFSHRLPVHRKYDLKVKELPTLKDMDFLNKNQKVYIGEEEKKVFLEKLKRDVEFLVQLKIMDYSLLLGIHDVIRGSEPEEEGPVREEESEGDGDCGPTGPPALVGSYGTSPEGIGGYMHSHRPLGPGEFESFIDVYAIRSAEGAPQKEVYFMGLIDILTQYDAKKKAAHAAKTVKHGAGAEISTVHPEQYARRFLDFITNIFA, encoded by the exons ATGGCGTCCTCCTCGGTCCCGCCGGCTACTGTAccggcggcggcagcggcccCAGGCACGGGTTTCGGCTTCGCCTCCAAAACCAAGAAGAAGCATTTCGTGCAGCAGAAGGTGAAGGTGTTCCGCGCGGCCGACCCGCTGGTGGGCGTGTTCCTGTGGGGCGTAGCCCACTCG atCAGTGAGCTGAGCCAGGTGCCACCCCCGGTGATGCTGCTGCCCGATGACTTCAAGGCCAGCTCTAAGATCAAGGTCAACAATCACCTTTTCCACAG GGAAAATCTGCCCAGTCATTTCAAGTTCAAGGAATATTGTCCCCAGGTCTTCAGGAACCTGCGTGATCGATTTGGCATTGATGACCAGGATTATTTG GTGTCCCTTACCCGAAGCCCCCCGAGTGAAAGTGAAGGCAGTGATGGTCGCTTCCTTATCTCCTATGATCGGACTCTGGTCATCAAAGAAGTATCCAGTGAGGACATTGCTGACATGCATAGCAACCTCTCCAACTACCACCAG TACATCGTGAAGTGCCACGGCAACACACTGCTGCCGCAGTTCCTGGGGATGTACCGGGTGAGCGTGGACAGCGAGGACAGCTACATGCTTGTGATGCGCAACATGTTCAGCCACCGTCTCCCTGTGCACAGGAAGTACGACCTcaag GTTAAAGAGTTGCCCACCCTTAAGGATATGGACTTTCTCAACAAGAACCAGAAAGTTTATATTggtgaagaggagaagaaagtcTTTCTAGAGAAGCTGAAGAGAGATGTGGAG TTCCTAGTGCAGCTGAAGATCATGGACTACAGCCTCCTGCTGGGCATCCACGACGTCATCCGGGGCTCTGAGCCGGAGGAGGAGGGGCCCGTGCGGGAGGAGGAGTCAGAGGGGGATGGGGACTGCGGCCCCACGGGACCCCCTGCGCTGGTGGGCTCCTATGGCACGTCCCCTGAGGGTATCGGCGGCTACATGCATTCCCACCGGCCCCTGGGCCCTGGAGAGTTTGAATCCTTCATTGATGTCTACGCCATCCGCAGTGCTGAGG gagccCCTCAGAAGGAGGTGTATTTCATGGGCCTCATTGACATCCTGACACAGTACGACGCCAAGAAGAAAGCAGCTCACGCAGCCAAGACTGTCAAGCATGGG GCGGGGGCAGAGATCTCTACCGTCCACCCTGAGCAGTATGCCAGGCGCTTCCTGGACTTCATCACCAACATCTTTGCCTGA